From one Eleginops maclovinus isolate JMC-PN-2008 ecotype Puerto Natales chromosome 7, JC_Emac_rtc_rv5, whole genome shotgun sequence genomic stretch:
- the tfcp2l1 gene encoding transcription factor CP2-like protein 1 isoform X6: MLFCHPQPESYHQHSASYIREALAPFLKDEEARLTAESVAKKTPLQVVLCAATSPAVKQQEETLTYLNQGQSYEIRLLNRKLVEYTDISCKYVKSIVRVVFHDRRLQYMEHQQLEGWRWNRPGDRILDIDIPLSEGIVEPRSHPMHLNTIEFLWDPVKKASVFIQVNCISTEFTPRKHGGEKGVPFRIQLDTFSTNEHGEYMEHVSSSSCQVKVFKPKGADRKLKTDREKIDKKALQDREKYQQSHESTVLKECSPWPDALNLSIHSSSTPSPVYHSFPTSCSFTDGNCSPNQPGELLMPACSDHLLPSSSPQDTQQWLQRHRFSPFCRLFCSFSGRKQSGSSAVVAGADLLRMSREDLIQICGPADGIRLFNTMKGRCIQPRLTVYVCQQQARHQPAIKPGAGDIYHALYLEELTLMDLSEKIAMLYSIPPQQITHIYRQKPSGIHILVSDEMVQNFREETSFILSTIRDESTDGYRVVLK; the protein is encoded by the exons ATGCTGTTCTGCCACCCGCAGCCTGAGTCCTACCACCAGCACTCTGCTAGTTACATTAG AGAGGCCCTGGCACCTTTCTTGAAAGATGAAGAAGCGAGGCTCACGGCTGAAAGTGTTGCTAAGAAAACCCCGCTGCAGGTCGTCCTGTGTGCTGCCACCTCGCCGGCTgtgaagcagcaggaggagacgCTCACTTATCTCAACCAAG gtcAGTCCTACGAAATCCGTTTGCTTAACAGAAAACTAGTGGAGTATACAGATATAAGCTGCAAATATGTAAAG AGCATTGTGCGCGTGGTGTTTCATGACCGCCGACTGCAGTACATGGAGCACCAGCAGCTGGAGGGATGGAGGTGGAACCGACCTGGAGACCGGATCCTTGATATAG ATATCCCGTTGTCAGAGGGGATTGTGGAGCCCCGTTCACACCCCATGCATCTCAACACAATCGAGTTCCTCTGGGATCCTGTGAAGAAGGCTTCTGTTTTCATCCAG GTAAACTGCATCAGCACTGAGTTCACCCCCAGGAAGCACGGAGGGGAGAAAGGAGTGCCGTTTCGTATCCAGTTGGACACTTTCAGCACCAATGAACACGGGGAGTACATGGAGCATGTCAGCTCTTCCAGCTGCCAGGTTAAAGTCTTCAAG CCTAAAGGAGCTGATCGCAAACTGAAGACGGACAGGGAGAAGATTGATAAGAAGGCGCTGCAGGACAGAGAAAAGTACCAACAGTCTCATGAGAGCACTGTGCTCAAAGAG TGTTCCCCTTGGCCTGATGCTCTGAACCTCAGcatccacagcagcagcactccATCACCAGTTTACCACAGCTTCCCGACCTCCTGCAGCTTCACAGATGG CAACTGTTCTCCAAACCAGCCAGGGGAGCTGCTAATGCCCGCCTGCTCAGAT CACCTCCTGCCATCGTCCTCACCGCAGGACACTCAGCAGTGGCTGCAGCGCCACAGGTTCTCACCTTTCTGCAGGCTCTTCTGCAGCTTCTCAG GAAGGAAGCAGAGTGGATCTTCTGCTGTTGTTGCAGGTGCAGATCTGTTGAGGATGAGCAGGGAGGACCTGATCCAGATCTGCGGTCCAGCAGACGGTATTCGCCTCTTCAATACGATGAAAGGAAG GTGCATTCAGCCCCGTCTCACCGTATATGTGTGTCAGCAGCAGGCCAGACACCAACCTGCCATAAAGCCGGGGGCTGGAGACA TCTACCACGCTCTGTACCTGGAGGAGCTGACGCTGATGGACCTCTCTGAGAAGATCGCCATGCTGTACAGCATCCCTCCGCAGCAGATCACACACATCTACAGACAGAAGCCCAGCGGGATCCACATCCTAGTCTCTGACGAG atggTGCAGAACTTCAGGGAGGAAACAAGCTTCATCCTCAGCACTATAAGAG ATGAAAGCACGGATGGATACCGCGTGGTGTTGAAATGA